A region from the Salminus brasiliensis chromosome 22, fSalBra1.hap2, whole genome shotgun sequence genome encodes:
- the LOC140544265 gene encoding leucine-rich repeat, immunoglobulin-like domain and transmembrane domain-containing protein 2: MPSSKTTMATFYLALAALLISSRFHSAFCFCVTGCSCMEDSFGRSLLCMETALGAIPQNIPGDFIKIRIENSHLTEIPQRAFSTVSALDSLWLNFNDIALMNAKSLDGLYNLTELRLQGNKLRSIPWTAFQNAPSLKILDLKHNRLDVLPENALRHLPALTYLDLSFNQLTVISRDVFLNWPRYHPQAHGRRDEDVANVVLALHDNQWLCDCRLKGFVEFVKSVSPPIILMNSYLTCSGPDSRAGKFFHELELKNCLKPQTSTPEANITLPLGANTTLRCIVKARPDPVVQWSYSLRTIRGFTVSQSQVGEDTISSALIIPSVHLADRGLYTCTANNFIGNSSVSIQLNVLSVNTTFPMSPGFPLASADENVYIDIRIAKQTVYGITVEWYAATENPAETWFTIHFGRYDSPKKEMLYVGPGINSYSVNDLLPVTKYEVCVSLKNQPPRQEQCVVFVTGSGTNELEQRERLIHIIVIVCAMVLAVPAGMYACTTNTRLTCFDRCSELCKRRRKDGTGLKPGDRQGTFDSLQAASDEGLYRDSGEERKMRRRSEDKTQKGNSAQLY; this comes from the exons ATGCCTTCCTCAAAAACCACAATGGCCACGTTTTACTTAGCACTAGCTGCACTGTTAATATCCAGTCGTTTTCACTCTGCCTTTTGCTTCTGTGTGACGGGGTGCTCCTGTATGGAGGACAGCTTTGGGAG ATCTTTATTATGTATGGAAACAGCCTTGGGAGCCATACCACAGAACATCCCAGGAGATTTTATCAAAATAAGAATTGAGAACTCTCACCTCACTGAAATCCCCCAAAGAGCTTTCTCTACAGTCAGTGCCTTGGACTCTTTATGGCTGAACTTTAATGACATTGCCCTGATGAACGCCAAGAGCCTGGACGGTCTGTACAACCTGACAGAACTGCGGCTTCAAGGCAACAAGTTGAGATCCATACCATGGACGGCTTTCCAGAATGCGCCCAGTCTTAAAATCCTGGACCTGAAGCACAACCGGCTGGACGTGCTGCCGGAAAACGCCCTGCGCCACCTGCCTGCGCTGACCTATTTAGACTTATCCTTCAATCAGCTTACGGTCATATCCCGGGATGTCTTCCTCAACTGGCCACGGTACCACCCACAGGCACATGGCAGGAGGGACGAGGATGTGGCCAACGTTGTGTTAGCCCTGCACGACAACCAGTGGCTCTGCGACTGCCGGCTCAAAGGCTTTGTCGAATTTGTCAAATCTGTCAGTCCACCCATCATCCTGATGAACTCTTATCTGACGTGTTCGGGCCCAGATTCCAGAGCAGGGAAGTTCTTCCATGAGCTGGAGCTGAAGAACTGCCTGAAGCCACAAACGTCCACTCCAGAAGCAAACATCACGCTTCCGCTGGGAGCGAACACCACGCTGAGGTGCATTGTGAAGGCAAGGCCTGATCcagtggtgcagtggagctaTAGTCTGAGGACCATCAGAGGATTTACAG TCTCTCAGTCCCAGGTGGGTGAGGACACCATCAGTTCTGCTCTGATAATCCCCTCGGTTCACCTGGCAGACCGGGGCCTCTACACCTGCACTGCCAACAATTTTATCGGCAATTCCTCCGTGAGCATTCAGCTCAATGTTCTCTCGGTCAACACCACGTTCCCCATGTCCCCCGGCTTCCCGCTGGCCTCCGCTGATGAGAACGTCTACATTGACATCCGAATCGCCAAGCAGACCGTGTACGGCATCACTGTGGAGTGGTACGCGGCGACGGAGAACCCAGCAGAAACTTGGTTCACCATCCACTTTGGCCGCTACGACTCCCCGAAGAAAGAGATGCTTTACGTCGGCCCGGGAATCAACAGCTACTCTGTGAACGACCTGCTGCCGGTTACCAagtatgaagtgtgtgtgtctctgaagAACCAGCCTCCTCGCCAggagcagtgtgttgtgtttgtgacTGGGAGTGGCACCAATGAACTGGAACAGCGCGAGAGACTCATTCACATCATTGTGATCGTCTGTGCCATGGTGCTAGCCGTCCCTGCAGGGATGTACGCCTGCACCACCAACACCAGGCTCACCTGCTTTGACCGCTGCTCAGAACTCTGCAAGAGGCGAAGGAAAGACGGGACCGGTCTGAAGCCTGGCGACCGGCAGGGAACCTTCGACAGTCTGCAGGCAGCCAGCGACGAAGGGCTCTACAGAGATtctggagaggagaggaaaatgAGGCGGCGGTCTGAAGACAAGACACAGAAAGGCAACAGCGCCCAGCTCTACTAA
- the lrit1b gene encoding leucine-rich repeat, immunoglobulin-like domain and transmembrane domain-containing protein 1b: MGCRAAEMLGRVCLGFCLVLGCLPLLGRACPAQCSCFYHKLSDGSKARSVLCNDPEITLVPTNFPADTSKLRIEKTAISRISSETFHYLSSLEFLWMSFNSLSTLHSDSFRGLFMLDELRLDGNFLTSFPWECLTDMPNLRLLDLHNNKISSIPAEATIYIKNLTYLDLSSNSLTTVPAEVLTMWFSPKLAQDTENSKMILGLHDNPWQCDCRLFDLVQFQKSPSSSVAFIDTRLRCSEPESLSGVLFSETELRKCQAPRVHTAVARVRSSVGNNVLLRCGTIGVPIPELSWSRADGKPMNGTVQQEVSKEGIIWSVLSVPAVSYRDSGKYVCKATNFVGNADAIISLVISDTWRIDETMAKKNRGKKNGGFGRAAYQEKLIARYVPPTSSSAAIPIIEPLNGPKSTASFEIESYSVSDGISGVKNTASPETGTGMDSRVTDVEKDVLSNLAANASSLQQGPEKRVVRSVKVIGDTDHTVSLNWRAPAATNTTSFSVLYAVFGERDMRRINVGPGKNRVTIEGLVPKTKYIACVCVKGLIPKKEQCVIFSTDEAASASGTQKLINVVVITVACVIAVPLTLIVCCGALKRRIQKLVGRKSKDIQDSYVTFETLSPGTKAKGLEGEYLTRLNQDESNRLLSARSSVDSEATARTEGQPNEYFC; encoded by the exons GAGTGTTCTGTGCAACGACCCTGAGATCACCCTCGTCCCCACCAACTTTCCCGCGGACACGTCCAAGCTCCGCATCGAGAAGACCGCCATCAGCCGCATTTCCAGCGAGACCTTCCACTACCTCAGCAGTCTGGAGTTCCTCTGGATGTCCTTCAACTCCCTCTCCACGCTGCACTCGGACAGTTTCCGTGGCCTCTTCATGCTGGACGAGCTGCGGCTGGACGGCAACTTCCTCACCTCCTTCCCTTGGGAGTGCCTGACGGACATGCCCAACTTGAGGCTCCTGGATTTACACAACAATAAAATCAGCAGCATTCCAGCCGAGGCCACGATCTACATCAAAAACCTGACCTACCTCGATCTGTCTAGCAACAGCCTGACCACAGTACCTGCGGAGGTCCTTACAATGTGGTTCTCTCCAAAACTGGCCCAGGACACCGAAAATTCCAAGATGATTCTAG GTCTTCACGACAACCCGTGGCAGTGCGACTGCCGTCTGTTTGATCTGGTGCAGTTCCAGAAGTCTCCGTCCTCCTCCGTGGCTTTCATCGACACACGGCTGCGCTGCTCTGAGCCTGAGAGTCTGTCCGGGGTCCTCTTCTCAGAGACGGAGCTGAGGAAGTGCCAGGCACCTCGAGTCCACACGGCCGTGGCCAGGGTCCGCAGCTCTGTGGGGAATAATGTCCTGCTTCGCTGCGGAACGATCGGGGTACCCATTCCTGAGCTGTCTTGGTCTCGGGCTGACGGCAAGCCCATGAATGGAACAG TTCAACAAGAAGTTTCAAAGGAGGGCATCATCTGGTCTGTCCTGAGCGTGCCTGCCGTGTCCTACCGCGATTCGGGCAAATACGTCTGCAAAGCCACCAACTTTGTAGGCAACGCTGACGCCATAATTTCTCTTGTCATCTCTGACACTTGGCGGATTGATGAGACCATGGCAAAGAAGAACCGTGGGAAAAAGAATGGAGGCTTCGGACGGGCAGCATACCAGGAGAAGCTAATTGCTCGCTATGTTCCTCCCACCAGCAGCTCAGCTGCTATCCCAATCATCGAGCCGCTTAACGGCCCAAAATCGACAGCGTCCTTTGAGATAGAGAGTTACAGTGTCTCAGATGGAATCTCTGGGGTTAAGAATACAGCTTCTCCTGAGACGGGCACAGGGATGGACAGCCGTGTGACAGATGTGGAGAAAGACGTGTTGAGCAACCTAGCAGCTAACGCTTCCTCCTTGCAGCAAGGTCCAGAGAAAAGAGTGGTGCGGTCCGTTAAAGTCATCGGTGACACGGATCACACGGTGTCCCTAAACTGGCGAGCACCAGCCGCCACCAACACAACATCCTTCAGCGTCCTGTATGCCGTTTTCGGAGAGAGGGACATGAGGCGCATCAACGTTGGGCCCGGCAAGAACCGGGTCACTATTGAAGGATTGGTGCCCAAGACCAAGTACATTGCTTGTGTTTGTGTCAAGGGTCTCATTCCGAAGAAGGAGCAGTGCGTCATCTTCTCTACAGATGAGGCAGCCAGCGCCAGTGGCACTCAGAAGCTCATCAACGTAGTGGTCATCACCGTCGCTTGCGTCATTGCAGTGCCTCTCACCCTCATTGTCTGTTGCGGGGCACTGAAGAGGCGGATCCAGAAGCTGGTGGGTCGCAAGTCCAAGGACATCCAGGACTCCTATGTGACCTTTGAGACTCTCTCTCCGGGTACTAAGGCCAAAGGGTTGGAAGGGGAGTACCTCACACGCCTCAATCAGGACGAGTCCAACCGCTTGCTCTCTGCACGCTCCAGTGTGGATTCAGAGGCCACGGCCAGGACTGAAGGACAGCCGAATGAGTATTTCTGCTAA